In Musa acuminata AAA Group cultivar baxijiao chromosome BXJ2-3, Cavendish_Baxijiao_AAA, whole genome shotgun sequence, the following proteins share a genomic window:
- the LOC135607280 gene encoding fructose-bisphosphate aldolase 5, cytosolic-like, whose protein sequence is MSAFVGKYADELIRTAKYIATPGKGILAADESTGTIGKRLSSINVENTEPNRQALRELLFTTFDALPSISGVILFEETLYQKTSAGKPFVDVLADNKVIPGIKVDKGIVELAGTNGETTTQGFDSLGARCQQYYKAGARFAKWRAVLKIGPTEPSELAIQQNAQGLARYAIICQENGLVPIVEPEILTDGNHDIKKCAAVTETVLAAVYKALNDHHVLLEGTLLKPNMVTPGSDSPKVAPAVVAEYTVGALRRTVPPAVPGIVFLSGGQSEEDATLNLNAMNKLGVLKPWTLSFSFGRALQQSTIKKWSGKKENVPSAQAAFLARCKANSEATLGKYAGCAADAAASESLYVKDYKY, encoded by the exons ATGTCTGCCTTCGTTGGAAAGTATGCAG ACGAACTGATCCGGACCGCCAAGTACATTGCCACCCCCGGGAAGGGCATCCTGGCCGCCGACGAGAGCACCGGCACCATCGGCAAGCGGCTGTCGAGCATCAACGTGGAGAACACGGAGCCAAACCGCCAGGCCCTCCGCGAGCTCCTCTTCACCACCTTCGACGCCCTCCCCTCCATCTCCGGCGTCATCCTCTTCGAGGAGACGCTGTACCAGAAGACCTCCGCCGGCAAGCCCTTCGTCGACGTCCTCGCCGACAACAAGGTCATCCCCGGCATCAAGGTGGACAAGGGCATCGTGGAGCTCGCCGGCACCAACGGCGAGACAACCACCCAGGGCTTTGACTCGCTGGGCGCCCGGTGCCAGCAGTACTACAAGGCCGGGGCCCGATTCGCCAAATGGCGGGCGGTACTCAAGATCGGGCCGACGGAGCCGTCGGAGCTAGCCATCCAGCAGAACGCCCAGGGGCTGGCCAGGTATGCCATCATCTGCCAGGAGAACGGCCTCGTCCCCATCGTCGAGCCGGAGATCCTCACCGACGGCAACCACGACATCAAGAAGTGCGCCGCCGTCACCGAGACGGTGCTCGCCGCCGTCTACAAGGCGCTCAACGACCACCACGTGCTTCTCGAGGGCACGCTCCTGAAGCCCAACATGGTCACGCCCGGCTCCGACAGCCCAAAG GTAGCGCCGGCGGTGGTGGCCGAGTACACTGTGGGGGCGCTGCGCCGCACCGTGCCCCCGGCGGTGCCGGGGATCGTGTTCCTGTCGGGAGGACAGAGCGAGGAGGACGCAACGCTGAACCTTAACGCTATGAACAAGCTGGGGGTGCTGAAGCCGTGGACCTTGTCCTTCTCCTTCGGCAGGGCTCTGCAGCAGAGCACCATCAAGAAGTGGAGCGGGAAGAAGGAGAACGTGCCGTCGGCCCAGGCGGCGTTCCTGGCGAGGTGCAAGGCCAACTCGGAGGCGACGCTCGGGAAGTACGCCGGCTGCGCTGCTGATGCAGCGGCCTCGGAGAGCCTGTACGTGAAGGATTACAAGTACTAG
- the LOC135583157 gene encoding nuclear transcription factor Y subunit C-6-like isoform X2: MDQPGHTTPPVMGVATGVPYAAAAGGGPYQAYQHLYHQQQQQQQQQLQLFWADQFREIEQTTDFKNHSLPLARIKKIMKADEDVRMIAAEAPVVFARACEMFILELTHRSWAHAEENKRRTLQKNDIAAAISRTDVFDFLIDIVPREEGKEDVARPLGGPPTDPMSYYYVQQ, translated from the coding sequence ATGGATCAGCCGGGCCACACCACCCCGCCGGTGATGGGCGTCGCCACTGGGGTGCCCTACGCCGCGGCTGCCGGCGGCGGCCCCTACCAGGCCTACCAGCATCTGTACcaccagcaacagcagcagcagcagcagcagctccagTTGTTCTGGGCCGACCAGTTCCGCGAGATCGAGCAGACCACCGACTTCAAGAACCACAGCCTGCCGCTCGCCCGGATCAAGAAGATCATGAAGGCCGACGAGGACGTCCGCATGATCGCCGCCGAGGCCCCCGTGGTCTTCGCCAGGGCCTGCGAGATGTTCATCCTCGAGCTCACGCACCGGTCGTGGGCTCACGCCGAGGAGAACAAGCGCCGCACCTTGCAGAAGAATGACATAGCCGCCGCCATCTCCCGCACCGACGTCTTCGACTTCCTCATCGACATCGTGCCGAGAGAGGAGGGGAAGGAAGACGTGGCACGCCCGCTCGGTGGCCCGCCCACCGACCCGATGTCTTACTACTATGTccagcagtag
- the LOC103978120 gene encoding uncharacterized protein LOC103978120 — MEEPAATAHRDPAEEPTPQCSVISIYRAMVGGVPRNVTVVWTKNLMNHSLSVSIDKSNGESPLTCKVDLKPWPFWSKLKGSKSFDDDSERLDVFWNLRSAKFSDGPEPLENYYVALVCGEEVVMLLGDLKKKAYRKTRSRPSLEDVTLLSKKENVFGKKCFSSRVKFDDRKKEHDIIVVNSISGHKDPEMWISIDGIVLIHVSNLQWKFRGNETVWVEQVPVQVFWDVHGWLFRGPGSGHALFIFKPGLPASAAAGNRGSSGKPTSSRRNNSESSLVSSCGGGGSQEFCFFLYAWRMD; from the coding sequence ATGGAGGAGCCCGCTGCCACCGCTCATCGTGATCCTGCAGAGGAACCAACACCGCAATGCTCAGTGATCTCCATATACCGAGCGATGGTAGGAGGCGTACCTCGAAATGTGACGGTGGTCTGGACCAAGAACCTCATGAACCACTCGCTCTCCGTCTCCATCGACAAGTCCAACGGCGAGAGCCCCTTAACGTGCAAGGTGGACCTCAAGCCATGGCCATTTTGGAGCAAGTTGAAGGGCTCCAAGTCCTTCGACGACGACAGCGAGCGCCTTGACGTCTTCTGGAACCTCCGGTCGGCGAAATTCTCCGACGGGCCCGAGCCATTGGAGAACTACTATGTCGCACTCGTCTGCGGCGAGGAAGTCGTCATGTTGCTGGGTGATCTGAAGAAGAAAGCCTACAGGAAGACCAGGTCGAGGCCCTCTTTGGAGGACGTCACGTTGCTCTCCAAGAAGGAGAACGTCTTCGGAAAGAAGTGCTTCTCGTCCAGGGTGAAGTTCGATGACCGGAAGAAGGAGCACGACATCATCGTGGTGAACTCCATCTCAGGGCACAAGGACCCGGAGATGTGGATCAGCATCGACGGCATCGTCCTGATCCACGTGAGCAATCTGCAGTGGAAGTTCCGGGGCAACGAGACGGTGTGGGTGGAGCAGGTGCCGGTGCAGGTGTTCTGGGACGTGCACGGCTGGCTCTTCAGAGGCCCCGGATCGGGGCATGCCCTGTTCATCTTCAAGCCCGGATTGCCGGCCTCGGCAGCGGCGGGGAACCGCGGAAGCAGCGGCAAGCCGACTAGCTCCAGGCGCAACAACAGCGAGAGCTCCTTGGTCAGCAGCTGTGGTGGGGGTGGGTCTCAGGAGTTCTGCTTCTTTCTGTACGCCTGGAGGATGGACTGA
- the LOC135607281 gene encoding BTB/POZ domain-containing protein At5g47800-like, whose translation MKYMKLGIKPDTFYTGEATRSVLSDVPTDLIIHVNSTKYLLHKFPLLPKCGFIQRLCSDTDTDAGQAIPVALHDVPGGEEAFELCAKFCYGITINLSAHNFVAALSAAKFLRMTESVAKGNFIAKLEYFFESCVLQGWKDSIMVLQSMWRQSGWSDEHRIVQPCMDSVIEKILIHPSQVTWSYTYTRPGYKKQRHGVPKDWWTEDVSDLDLDLFRSIISTVRSTKKLPSALVGEALHVYACRHIPSPLDFQAQSSVARTDETPSKHRRVLEAIVSMIPTETASVSGSFLLRLLKLTIYVGASPSTKAELVRRSGRQLDEVTASDLLLPAGTNAQSHDTGMVKAILESFLLQLRRPMPREETERMTMSVTKVGRTYDSYLRIIASEGGLPASEFIKLAESLPQVSREQHDGLYEAIDTYLKEHPELSKAERKRLCRMIDCRKLSPEALADAIANDQLPLRTIVQLLFVEQERVGGGGGGQHAPVISSKTEVSVAKIAQDEVTSSRNGPEGGHRAEKTKVVPSPSESKIAEEERKVKAGGLATKLKTK comes from the exons ATGAAGTACATGAAACTTGGAATAAAGCCAGACACTTTCTACACAGGGGAAGCTACAAG ATCAGTGCTATCAGATGTTCCAACTGATCTCATCATTCATGTTAATAGCACCAAATACCTCTTGCATAAG TTTCCACTTCTGCCGAAGTGCGGTTTCATCCAACGCCTGTGCTCCGACACCGACACCGACGCCGGCCAAGCAATCCCGGTGGCTCTTCATGATGTTCCGGGAGGGGAAGAAGCCTTTGAGCTCTGTGCCAAGTTCTGCTACGGCATCACCATCAACCTCAGCGCCCACAACTTTGTGGCAGCACTGTCTGCAGCAAAATTCCTGCGCATGACCGAGTCGGTGGCCAAAGGAAACTTCATCGCCAAGCTCGAGTACTTCTTCGAGTCATGCGTCCTCCAAGGCTGGAAGGACTCGATCATGGTGCTCCAGTCCATGTGGAGACAGTCCGGGTGGTCGGATGAACACAGGATCGTGCAGCCATGCATGGATTCCGTCATCGAGAAGATCCTCATCCATCCATCGCAG GTTACATGGTCCTACACCTACACGAGGCCAGGCTACAAGAAGCAGCGACATGGCGTCCCCAAGGACTGGTGGACCGAGGATGTTTCCGATCTCGACCTCGATCTCTTTCGATCAATCATCTCCACCGTCAGATCCACCAAGAAGCTCCCTTCGGCTCTCGTCGGCGAAGCCCTCCATGTCTATGCCTGCAGACACATACCGAGCCCACTGGACTTCCAAGCTCAGAGCTCTGTAGCACGAACTGACGAAACCCCGAGCAAGCACCGACGAGTGCTCGAGGCCATCGTGAGCATGATCCCGACCGAAACAGCATCCGTCTCCGGCAGCTTCTTGCTGAGGCTTCTTAAGCTTACAATCTACGTCGGAGCCTCTCCGTCTACCAAAGCCGAGCTCGTGAGACGATCAGGTCGCCAACTGGATGAAGTCACTGCAAGCGATCTGCTTCTTCCGGCGGGCACAAACGCCCAGTCTCATGACACCGGCATGGTGAAGGCAATCCTGGAGAGCTTCCTGCTGCAACTCCGCCGACCGATGCCCCGAGAGGAGACCGAAAGGATGACCATGTCCGTGACCAAGGTGGGGAGGACCTACGACTCCTACCTGCGGATCATTGCAAGCGAGGGTGGTTTACCGGCGTCGGAGTTCATCAAGCTCGCAGAGTCCCTGCCTCAAGTGTCAAGAGAGCAACATGATGGGCTCTATGAAGCCATTGATACCTACCTAAAG GAGCACCCGGAGTTGAGCAAGGCAGAGAGGAAGAGACTCTGCAGAATGATCGACTGCCGGAAACTATCGCCGGAAGCACTTGCAGATGCTATAGCCAACGACCAGCTGCCACTGCGCACAATCGTGCAGCTTCTGTTCGTCGAGCAAGAGAGGGTtggaggcggcggcggtggtcaaCACGCTCCTGTCATCTCATCCAAGACCGAGGTTTCAGTGGCCAAGATAGCTCAAGACGAGGTCACAAGCTCCAGAAATGGACCGGAGGGTGGACACAGAGCCGAGAAAACGAAGGTGGTGCCATCACCATCCGAATCCAAGATAgcagaggaggagaggaaggtgAAGGCTGGAGGACTCGCCACCAAGCTCAAGACCAAGTGA
- the LOC135583157 gene encoding nuclear transcription factor Y subunit C-2-like isoform X1: MYVSHCITTLHHLTTQGEKKSTTVFRLHSWPSPNACHHWTSQKFIINALLRSSPNPTNFYQAASSPRSIAFFILSCLPWCPKQVFLSPCLSFAIPERMDQPGHTTPPVMGVATGVPYAAAAGGGPYQAYQHLYHQQQQQQQQQLQLFWADQFREIEQTTDFKNHSLPLARIKKIMKADEDVRMIAAEAPVVFARACEMFILELTHRSWAHAEENKRRTLQKNDIAAAISRTDVFDFLIDIVPREEGKEDVARPLGGPPTDPMSYYYVQQ; this comes from the exons ATGTACGTATCTCACTGCATCACCACTCTGCACCACCTGACAACACAAGGTGAAAAGAAATCGACCACTGTGTTTAGGCTGCACAGCTGGCCAAGCCCTAATGCCTGCCACCATTGGACCAGCCAAAAGTTCATCATAAATGCTTTGCTAAGGtcctctccaaatccaaccaactTCTACCAAGCGGCCTCTTCCCCTCGTTCCATCGCTTTCTTCATCCTTTCCTGCCTGCCCTGGTGCCCCAAACAGGTATTTCTCTCTCCCTGTCTATCGTTCGCAATACCAG AGAGAATGGATCAGCCGGGCCACACCACCCCGCCGGTGATGGGCGTCGCCACTGGGGTGCCCTACGCCGCGGCTGCCGGCGGCGGCCCCTACCAGGCCTACCAGCATCTGTACcaccagcaacagcagcagcagcagcagcagctccagTTGTTCTGGGCCGACCAGTTCCGCGAGATCGAGCAGACCACCGACTTCAAGAACCACAGCCTGCCGCTCGCCCGGATCAAGAAGATCATGAAGGCCGACGAGGACGTCCGCATGATCGCCGCCGAGGCCCCCGTGGTCTTCGCCAGGGCCTGCGAGATGTTCATCCTCGAGCTCACGCACCGGTCGTGGGCTCACGCCGAGGAGAACAAGCGCCGCACCTTGCAGAAGAATGACATAGCCGCCGCCATCTCCCGCACCGACGTCTTCGACTTCCTCATCGACATCGTGCCGAGAGAGGAGGGGAAGGAAGACGTGGCACGCCCGCTCGGTGGCCCGCCCACCGACCCGATGTCTTACTACTATGTccagcagtag